The Polycladomyces zharkentensis DNA window CCGTCCAAGCAGGGGAACCGAAAGTGCAGAAACCGAATCTGCGGGCAATCTCCGTTATGCCAAGCGCAACTGGCCCGCGTCTCGGATTCCAATCGACCGCGATCCTGCTTCCCGATCGTCCCGAAAAGCGGTGCAAACATCCGACACGTCCCGGTGCGAAACCGTTGTGCATGGATGTGGGTTACCATCAGATAAAACGAGAGTCCACGGTGATGTGAAACGGAGGGCAACTGGCGCTTTTGCCGTGTGGAATCAACAGCACACAAAAACTGCCGGTGCAATACCGGCAGTTTTTGTGTTCTCTCCGTTTCCTGTTTATCTCCGGGCCACGTTGAGGCGGTTTTCGGCGCGGCGCAACGCGTATTCCGCGCGTGCACGGTCGATGTCAGGCGAGCTTTCGGCCAAACGGCGCTCGGCCCGTTCCTTGGCCGCTTTCGCCCGCTCGACGTCGATTTCCTCAGCCAACTCCGCCGCCTCAGCCAGCACGGTCACCTTGTCCGGACGCACTTCCAAGAAGCCGCGGCTGACAGCCACTTGGCGTTCGTTGCCATCTTTTTTGATGCGTACGACCGTGACGTCCAAAGGGCTCACAAAGGGAGCGTGCTTGGGCAATATCCCGATGTCCCCTTCAGCGGCCCGGGTGATCACCATCTCCACCTCGTCGGAAAACACTTTCCGCTCGGGGGTGACGATGTCCAATTGAATCGTACTCATGGACACCCGCTCCTTTTACGCATCTTAGGCGAGTTGTTTCGCCCTTTCCACGGCTTCGTCGATTGTGCCCACCATGTAGAAGGCGTCTTCCGGCAGGTCGTCGTGTTTGCCTTCCAGGATTTCTTTAAATCCGCGCACCGTTTCTTTGACCGGCACATATTTACCCGGCATACCGGTGAACTGCTCGGCCACGTGGAACGGTTGCGACAGGAATTTCTCGATCCGACGCGCCCGGGCCACGATCAGTTTATCGTCGTCGGACAACTCGTCCATCCCCAGGATGGCGATGATGTCCTGCAGTTCTTTATACCGCTGCAGAATTTGCTGCACGCCGCGGGCCACTTCGTAGTGTTCGCGCCCCACCACGGACGGGGTGAGAATCCGCGATGTGGATGCCAACGGGTCCACCGCCGGATAAATCCCTTTCTCGGCCAATTTCCGCTCCAGGTTGGTCGTCGCGTCCAAGTGTGCGAACGTGGTGGCCGGAGCCGGGTCGGTGTAGTCGTCGGCCGGCACGTAGATCGCTTGGATCGAGGTAACCGAACCGTGTTTGGTCGAGGTGATCCGCTCTTGCAGCTGACCCATCTCGGTCGCCAGCGTCGGCTGATAACCCACGGCGGACGGCATCCGACCAAGCAGCGCGGACACTTCGGAACCGGCTTGTGTGAATCGGAAGATGTTGTCGATGAACAAGAGCACGTCCTGTCCTTCGGTGTCACGGAAGTACTCCGCCATGGTCAGACCGGTCAACGCCACGCGCAGACGGGCCCCCGGCGGTTCGTTCATCTGGCCGAACACCATGGCCGTTTTGCTGATAACGCCGGAGTCTTTCATTTCGTGGTACAGGTCGTTCCCTTCGCGGGTCCGCTCACCCACACCGGCAAACACGGACAAACCGCCGTGCTCCTGCGCGACGTTGTGAATCAGCTCTTGGATCAAGACGGTTTTTCCTACGCCGGCACCGCCGAAGAGACCGATCTTACCACCCTTGGCGTACGGGGCCAAGAGATCCACGACTTTGATCCCGGTTTCCAGCATTTCTTCTTGGGTGGATTGTTCTTCAAAACTCGGGGCCGGACGGTGAATCGGATGACGCTCTTCCGCTTTCACCTCACCCGCCTCGTCAATCGGCTCTCCCAATACATTGAACACACGGCCCAAGGTGGCTTTGCCCACCGGCACCGAGATCGGCGCACCGGTATCCACCGCTTTCATGCCCCGTACCAAACCGTCGGTGGAGGACATGGCCACGCAACGAACGATGTTGTCACCCAGGTGAACGGCGGCTTCCACCACCAGGTTGATGTCCCGTTCGTCGCTGGACTCCGCTTTGTGTTCGATTTTGATCGCGTTATAAATCTCAGGGAGATGGCCCCGCTCAAACTGGATATCCACGACGGGACCCATCACCTGTACGACGCGTCCAGTGCTCATCAGTTTCCCTCCTCAGCTTCAGATGGGATACACTCATTCCGTACTTTATCCAAACTGCGTAGATCGCAGGGTTGATCAGGACAATGCGTTGGCTCCGGCGACGATTTCGGCGATTTCCTGTGTGATCGCGGCCTGACGCGCCCGGTTGTATTGCAGGGTCAAAGTGGCGATCATCTCGGTCGCGTTGTCGGTCGCATTGCCCATCGCGGTCATCCGGGCACCGTGTTCACTCGCTTTGGACTCCAACAGTGCGCTGAAAATGAGTGTCTCGGCATAGCGCGGCAACAGTTCCGCCAGCACTTCTTCTTCATCCGGTTCATATTCATAGAGGGTCCGGGCCTGACCTTCCAAGCTGATGCTTTCCAACGGAAGCAGTTGTTTTTCCACCGGACGCTGGGTGACCGGGTTGATAAATTCGTTGTAGAGCAGAACCAGCTTGTCGTATTTCTCCTCCGCATAAAACTGCACCGCTTGGCGGGCAATCTGCTTGATGTCCGCGAAGGTCGGCGAATCCGGCAAGCCCACCACTTCTCCGATCACCGGATATTTCCGGCGCTTCAGGAAGTCACGCCCTTTGCGCCCGATCACGAAAATCACATACTCATCCGGGCTTTGATGCCGTTCGCGCACGATTTGCACCAATTTGCGAAGCAGGTTACTGTTGAAACCGCCAGCCAGTCCACGATCCGACGTGATGATCAGGTAGCCGGTTTTCTTCACTTCACGGGCGACCAACATCGGGTGTTCCACAGAGGTGCCGGCTGCAATGTTGGCGATCACTTCGCGCATTTTCTCCGCGTACGGACGCGCCGATTCCACCCGCTCCTGCGCACGGCGCAGTTTGGCCGCATCAACCATTTCCAACGCCTTGGTGATTTGTCTGGTGTTTTGAACCGAGCGGATCCGGCGTTTGATTTCCCGTTTGTTCTTCACGCATCTTCACCGCCTTTCTGCCGACGGCGTCCCGGCTCCGCCCGCATCCGCGAGCGGACCCGGTCACCGTGGGAGTTCGGACTCGCTGTTTATTTTTGCTCCGAAGTGACAAAGCCTTTTTTGAACGTTTCCAAGGCTTTTTTCAGGTTTTCTTCGATCTCTTTGGTCAGTTCCTTTTTCTCGCGGATGCCTTGCAGGATTTCTTTGCCTTCACTGTCCAGATAGGCATGGAATTCTTTTTCAAAGCGGCGAACGTCCGCCACCGGAATATCATCCAGGTATCCTTTGGTCACCGCGTAGATGGAGACGACTTGTTTCTCCACCGGCATCGGTTGGTGTTCATCCTGCTTGAGGATTTCCACCACGCGCTCCCCGCGGGCGAGACGGGCCTGGGTCGCTTTGTCCAGGTCGGAACCGAACTGGGCGAAAGCGGCCAGCTCACGGTACTGCGACAGGTCCAGACGCAAGGTACCGGCCACTTTTTTCATCGCCTTGATCTGTGCGGCACCCCCTACGCGGGATACCGAGATCCCGGAGTTCACAGCCGGACGAATACCGGAGTAGAACAGGTCGGACTCCAGGAAGATCTGACCGTCGGTGATCGAGATCACGTTGGTCGGAATATAGGCGGAAACGTCACCGGCCTGCGTTTCGATGAACGGCAGCGCCGTCAGCGAACCGCCGCCTTTTTCGTCACTCAGCTTGGCGGCGCGCTCCAACAGGCGGGAGTGCAGGTAGAAGACGTCACCCGGGTATGCTTCACGGCCCGGCGGACGACGGAGCAACAAGGACAGCTCCCGGTAGGCGGCTGCCTGTTTGGTCAGGTCGTCGTATACGACCAGCACGTGTTTGCCTTTGTACATGAAGTACTCGCCCATCGCGCAACCCGCGTACGGAGCCAGGAACAACAGCGGAGCCGGGTCCGAAGCCGTCGCGGAGACGACGATGGTGTAGTCCATCGCACCGAAACGACGCAGTTTTTCCACCACACCGACCACGGTGGATTGTTTTTGACCGATGGCCACGTAGATACAAATGACGTCTTGGTCTTTTTGGTTGATAATCGTGTCAATCGCGATCGTCGTTTTCCCCGTTTGCCGGTCACCGATGATCAACTCCCGCTGACCGCGGCCGATCGGCACCATCGCGTCAATCGCTTTGATCCCCGTTTGCAGCGGTTCATGCACCGATTTCCGGTCGATGACGCCCGGAGCTTCCGATTCCACCGGACGGAATTCGGTCGTTTCAATCGGACCCTTGCCATCCAACGGTTGACCCAGCGGGTTGACCACGCGGCCCAGCAGGGCTTCACCCACCGGCACTTCCATGATGCGGCCGGTCCGCTTCACTTGGTCACCTTCGCGGATGCCGGTGTATGGTCCGAGGATAACCACCCCAACATGGTCTTCTTCCAAGTTGAGCGCCATGCCCATGACGCCGTTGGCAAACTCAAGCAACTCGCCCGCCATCACTTTTTGCAATCCGTAGACGCGGGCGATCCCGTCACCAACCTGAATGACGGTTCCGACATCGGAGATTTCGATCTCGGCCCGGTATTGTTCGATCTGCTGCTTAATGAGCGAACTGATCTCTTCCGGTTTGATGCTCATAAACCGTTTTCACCCCTATCTGTCCATATCCGTTCTTCAACGCATACGGGTTCCGCTCAGCTGTTGCTGGAAACGGTCCAGTTTCGTCTTCAGGCTGCCATCGTACAGGCGGTCGCCGACCCGTACAATCACCCCGCCCAAAATATCGGAATCCACCACGTTGGTGATGGAGAGCTCTTTCCCGATCAGTTTTT harbors:
- the atpA gene encoding F0F1 ATP synthase subunit alpha gives rise to the protein MSIKPEEISSLIKQQIEQYRAEIEISDVGTVIQVGDGIARVYGLQKVMAGELLEFANGVMGMALNLEEDHVGVVILGPYTGIREGDQVKRTGRIMEVPVGEALLGRVVNPLGQPLDGKGPIETTEFRPVESEAPGVIDRKSVHEPLQTGIKAIDAMVPIGRGQRELIIGDRQTGKTTIAIDTIINQKDQDVICIYVAIGQKQSTVVGVVEKLRRFGAMDYTIVVSATASDPAPLLFLAPYAGCAMGEYFMYKGKHVLVVYDDLTKQAAAYRELSLLLRRPPGREAYPGDVFYLHSRLLERAAKLSDEKGGGSLTALPFIETQAGDVSAYIPTNVISITDGQIFLESDLFYSGIRPAVNSGISVSRVGGAAQIKAMKKVAGTLRLDLSQYRELAAFAQFGSDLDKATQARLARGERVVEILKQDEHQPMPVEKQVVSIYAVTKGYLDDIPVADVRRFEKEFHAYLDSEGKEILQGIREKKELTKEIEENLKKALETFKKGFVTSEQK
- the atpD gene encoding F0F1 ATP synthase subunit beta, with the translated sequence MSTGRVVQVMGPVVDIQFERGHLPEIYNAIKIEHKAESSDERDINLVVEAAVHLGDNIVRCVAMSSTDGLVRGMKAVDTGAPISVPVGKATLGRVFNVLGEPIDEAGEVKAEERHPIHRPAPSFEEQSTQEEMLETGIKVVDLLAPYAKGGKIGLFGGAGVGKTVLIQELIHNVAQEHGGLSVFAGVGERTREGNDLYHEMKDSGVISKTAMVFGQMNEPPGARLRVALTGLTMAEYFRDTEGQDVLLFIDNIFRFTQAGSEVSALLGRMPSAVGYQPTLATEMGQLQERITSTKHGSVTSIQAIYVPADDYTDPAPATTFAHLDATTNLERKLAEKGIYPAVDPLASTSRILTPSVVGREHYEVARGVQQILQRYKELQDIIAILGMDELSDDDKLIVARARRIEKFLSQPFHVAEQFTGMPGKYVPVKETVRGFKEILEGKHDDLPEDAFYMVGTIDEAVERAKQLA
- a CDS encoding F0F1 ATP synthase subunit epsilon, which produces MSTIQLDIVTPERKVFSDEVEMVITRAAEGDIGILPKHAPFVSPLDVTVVRIKKDGNERQVAVSRGFLEVRPDKVTVLAEAAELAEEIDVERAKAAKERAERRLAESSPDIDRARAEYALRRAENRLNVARR
- the atpG gene encoding ATP synthase F1 subunit gamma, with protein sequence MKNKREIKRRIRSVQNTRQITKALEMVDAAKLRRAQERVESARPYAEKMREVIANIAAGTSVEHPMLVAREVKKTGYLIITSDRGLAGGFNSNLLRKLVQIVRERHQSPDEYVIFVIGRKGRDFLKRRKYPVIGEVVGLPDSPTFADIKQIARQAVQFYAEEKYDKLVLLYNEFINPVTQRPVEKQLLPLESISLEGQARTLYEYEPDEEEVLAELLPRYAETLIFSALLESKASEHGARMTAMGNATDNATEMIATLTLQYNRARQAAITQEIAEIVAGANALS